In Nicotiana tabacum cultivar K326 chromosome 11, ASM71507v2, whole genome shotgun sequence, a single window of DNA contains:
- the LOC107817961 gene encoding pentatricopeptide repeat-containing protein At4g14850-like produces MTNLWRHSYTKLLSQLSQTKSLNPVLQIQTHLTKIGLSNDSKHRNHLINLYSKCGAFDYAWKLLDESPEPDLVSWSSLISGYAKNGFGKDAIWAFFKMHSLGLKCNEFTFPSVLKACSIGKELFLGKQIHGIVVVTGFESDVFVANTLVVMYAKCSELLDSRMLFEEIPERNVVSWNALFSCYTQNDFFSEAMCMFGDMIVSGVRPDEYSLSNILNACTGLGDIVQGKKIHGCLVKLGYDSDPFSSNALVDMYAKGGNLKDAITFFDEIVVPDIVSWNAIIAGCVLHECHHQAIDMLNQMRRSGIWPNMFTLSSALKACAALELPGLGQGLHSLLIKKDIIQDPFVSVGLIDMYCKCDLTKDARLIYDLMPGKDLIALNAMISGCSQNEADNACLDLFVQTFTRGIGFDQTTLLAVLNSATGLQAPNVCKQVHALSVKSGFQCDTFVINSLVDSYGKCSQLDDAATIFDECPTPDLPSFTSLITAYALLGRGEEAMKLYLKLQGMGLKPDSFVCSSLLNACANLSAYEQGKQIHAHVLKFGFMSDVFAGNSLVNMYAKCGSIEDANCAFSEVPRKGIVSWSAMIGGLAQHGYAKKALHLFGEMLKDGVSPNHITLVSVLYACNHAGLVEEAKKYFETMKDSFGIEPTQEHYACMIDVLGRAGKLDDSIDLVNKMPFEANASVWGALLGAARIHKNVEVGQRAAEMLFNLQPEKSGTHVLLANIYASVGLWGDVAKVRRLMKDSRVKKEPGMSWIEIKDSIYTFIVGDRSHSRSDEIYAKLEELGQLMAKAGYVPMVDTDLHDVERKQKEILLSYHSEKLAVAFGLIATPPGAPIRVKKNLRICLDCHTAFKFICKIVSREIIIRDNNRFHHFKDGSCSCGDYW; encoded by the coding sequence ATGACAAACCTTTGGCGCCATTCCTACACAAAGCTACTTTCACAGCTTTCTCAAACAAAGTCTTTAAACCCAGTTCTTCAAATCCAAACCCATTTAACCAAAATTGGATTATCTAATGATAGCAAACATAGAAACCATTTAATTAATCTGTATTCGAAATGTGGCGCTTTTGACTATGCATGGAAACTGCTTGATGAAAGTCCTGAACCAGATTTAGTTTCTTGGTCATCTTTGATTTCTGGGTATGCTAAGAATGGTTTTGGTAAAGATGCTATCTGGGCTTTCTTCAAAATGCATTCTTTGGGTCTTAAATGTAATGAGTTCACTTTTCCTAGTGTGCTTAAAGCATGTTCTATTGGGAAGGAACTTTTCTTGGGTAAGCAGATTCATGGGATTGTTGTGGTCACCGGATTCGAGTCTGATGTTTTCGTTGCGAATACTTTGGTTGTTATGTACGCGAAATGTAGCGAGCTTCTTGACTCGAGGATGTTGTTTGAGGAAATCCCGGAAAGAAATGTTGTTTCTTGGAATGCTTTGTTTTCTTGTTACACACAGAATGATTTTTTCAGCGAGGCGATGTGCATGTTTGGGGATATGATAGTTAGTGGAGTCAGGCCCGATGAATATAGTTTATCCAACATACTGAATGCTTGTACTGGGTTAGGAGATATTGTTCAAGGAAAGAAAATTCATGGGTGTTTGGTGAAGCTTGGCTATGATTCTGATCCTTTCTCGTCTAATGCACTCGTTGACATGTATGCTAAAGGGGGAAATCTAAAGGATGCCATTACATTTTTTGATGAAATTGTGGTACCTGACATTGTTTCGTGGAATGCTATTATTGCTGGTTGTGTTCTTCATGAATGTCACCACCAGGCTATAGATATGTTGAATCAGATGAGAAGGTCAGGAATTTGGCCAAATATGTTCACATTGTCGAGTGCTCTCAAGGCTTGTGCTGCACTGGAGCTCCCTGGATTGGGTCAAGGGTTACACTCTCTTTTGATAAAGAAAGATATCATACAGGATCCATTTGTGAGTGTTGGCCTTATCGATATGTATTGCAAGTGCGATTTAACCAAGGACGCGAGGCTGATCTATGATCTGATGCCCGGGAAGGACTTAATTGCGTTGAATGCTATGATCTCTGGTTGCTCACAGAATGAGGCAGACAATGCATGTCTAGACCTTTTTGTTCAGACATTCACCCGAGGAATTGGATTTGATCAGACAACTTTACTTGCCGTCCTAAACTCTGCTACTGGTTTGCAGGCTCCTAACGTCTGCAAACAAGTTCATGCACTTTCTGTGAAGTCGGGATTTCAGTGTGACACCTTTGTCATAAACAGTCTTGTTGATTCTTATGGAAAATGTAGCCAGCTGGATGATGCAGCTACAATTTTTGACGAGTGCCCTACTCCGGATTTGCCATCTTTTACCTCTCTCATAACAGCTTATGCTCTACTTGGTCGAGGTGAAGAAGCCATGAAACTATATCTGAAGCTACAGGGCATGGGTCTCAAGCCAGACTCATTTGTTTGTAGTTCTCTCCTAAATGCATGTGCAAATCTATCAGCATATGAACAGGGGAAACAAATACATGCTCATGTGTTGAAGTTTGGGTTCATGTCAGATGTGTTTGCTGGTAACTCTCTAGTTAACATGTATGCTAAGTGTGGAAGTATAGAGGATGCTAACTGTGCTTTCAGTGAGGTTCCTAGAAAAGGTATTGTTTCATGGTCTGCAATGATTGGAGGACTTGCCCAACATGGATATGCGAAAAAGGCACTTCATTTATTTGGTGAGATGCTGAAAGATGGTGTATCTCCCAATCACATAACATTAGTTAGTGTTCTTTATGCATGTAACCATGCTGGGTTAGTTGAAGAAGCCAAGAAGTATTTTGAAACAATGAAAGACTCGTTTGGGATTGAACCAACTCAAGAGCATTATGCATGCATGATTGATGTCCTGGGCCGAGCTGGAAAATTAGATGACTCTATTGATCTCGTAAATAAGATGCCTTTTGAAGCTAATGCATCTGTCTGGGGTGCACTTCTGGGTGCTGCAAGAATTCATAAGAATGTAGAGGTAGGGCAACGTGCTGCTGAGATGCTTTTTAATCTTCAACCAGAGAAATCTGGCACTCATGTTCTTCTTGCAAATATTTATGCATCAGTTGGGTTGTGGGGAGATGTCGCAAAAGTAAGAAGACTGATGAAGGACAGTAGAGTAAAAAAGGAACCTGGTATGAGTTGGATTGAAATTAAAGATAGTATTTACACATTTATAGTGGGAGACAGAAGCCATTCGCGAAGTGAtgaaatatatgccaaactgGAGGAGTTGGGACAGCTAATGGCTAAAGCTGGTTATGTTCCTATGGTAGATACTGATCTCCATGATGTAGAGAGGAAACAAAAGGAGATTCTTCTCTCCTATCACAGCGAGAAACTAGCTGTTGCATTTGGGCTGATTGCTACACCTCCTGGTGCTCCTATTAGAGTGAAGAAGAACCTTCGGATTTGTTTGGACTGCCATACAGCATTCAAATTCATTTGTAAAATCGTCTCTAGGGAGATCATTATTAGAGATAATAACCGGTTTCACCATTTCAAAGATGGCTCTTGTTCATGTGGGGATTACTGGTGA